The proteins below come from a single Pseudochaenichthys georgianus chromosome 14, fPseGeo1.2, whole genome shotgun sequence genomic window:
- the LOC117458957 gene encoding serine protease FAM111A-like isoform X1, whose protein sequence is MGPKKLKPAKKGVGPMDGFLTRKPANQNGRRSEPSDLQPVAEPREELPSSSRNTSPLAQSRQGSSPTSSNPLDRQGEEPHGTHNFEWSLSGDNKATTVSCNKAGTVEDVLKRSSQFRDISEKNLNKELVIMKDGKAISSHFPCCLIKNNERLTVKYVKAVQNANPVNSSVQRKRKQRSGELVMFNLLTKGGKDVVNIMTNSTLTKIPEMTVYAYKDENVKQALRRDGRLLDIVFTKNCVLSHTSSEVITEMSSLVDDLDGKSFKIILLNRKNPPESLPESLELDDMQNESQIIDPSGDQAPPKQSTTNGSLNENTKPETNPKCNMAPGSMLREIPNSKEMKGRLLAQFQHLVKAKKTQKQTPLSRIQRPFRVDYGKNVQTCNEVKTMKKLMDLSNSVCHVRINGRSGGSGFLLFGKCVLTNGHVIKGIYNESENQLTEKVTVHFSYESLGQVDPGATVEEVVGFEVGCDVSGHTYDWALLRLCADQELPDVLLKHFRFLPQRGGICIIGHPMGAVKKIDPCLIVPREGLNQVVERHQAEYSQGPIQFVTHQFFDGVKENIRQQPKTLLYESCFYHGSSGSPVFDEHCNVVAMHSGGYEYTNGKDEIQSVIEFGYPLSDITELIVIQMVQRGRFDVLKEYLDCDHAHQQRVMRNLKNLVEGRNIIAFKNGVNDSLLCNDEGLKKFFEFFSQVDEPVPMDICN, encoded by the exons ATGGGTCCGAAGAAGTTGAAGCCGGCAAAAAAGGGAGTGGGACCAATGGACGGATTTTTAACG AGAAAACCAGCAAACCAGAATGGGAGACGCAGCGAGCCTTCCGATTTACAACCTGTTGCAGag CCCCGTGAGGAACTGCCATCGTCTAGTCGGAATACGTCACCTCTCGCCCAAAGTCGGCAGGGATCGTCTCCAACCTCAAGCAACCCATTGGATAGACAG GGAGAAGAGCCACATGGAACCCATAATTTCGAGTGGAGCTTGAGTGGTGACAACAAAGCAACAACGGTCTCCTGCAATAAAGCGGGTACTGTTGAGGACGTGCTCAAAAGAAGTTCACAATTTAGAGACATCTCAGAAAAGAACCTAAACAAAGAGCTGGTTATTATGAAAGATGGAAAAGCCATCAGTTCCCACTTCCCATGCTGCTTAATTAAGAACAATGAACGACTGACTGTTAAGTATGTTAAAGCTGTTCAAAATGCCAACCCGGTTAATAGCTCTGTTCAACGCAAAAGAAAGCAGCGGTCTGGCGAGCTTGTGATGTTTAATTTACTGACTAAGGGAGGTAAAGATGTGGTTAATATCATGACAAACAGCACACTGACAAAAATTCCGGAAATGACTGTGTATGCGTACAAAGATGAAAATGTGAAGCAAGCTCTGAGAAGAGATGGTCGTTTACTGGATATTGTGTTCACAAAGAACTGTGTGCTCTCTCACACAAGCTCTGAAGTAATCACTGAAATGTCCAGCCTGGTGGACGATCTTGATGGTAAAAGTTTTAAGATCATACTCCTCAATAGGAAGAATCCACCAGAAAGTCTGCCTGAGAGTCTTGAACTTGATGACATGCAAAATGAATCTCAGATCATTGATCCCAGTGGAGACCAAGCTCCTCCAAAGCAGTCTACCACGAATGGCTCCTTGAATGAAAACACCAAACCAGAAACCAACCCTAAATGTAACATGGCACCAGGAAGCATGTTACGTGAAATACCGAATTCAAAGGAGATGAAGGGTCGCCTACTTGCACAGTTCCAACATTTGGTTAAAGCAAAAAAAACTCAGAAGCAAACTCCGCTTTCTCGGATCCAGAGACCCTTCCGTGTAGATTATGGAAAAAACGTGCAGACATGCAACGAAGTGAAAACAATGAAAAAACTGATGGATCTGAGTAATTCGGTTTGCCATGTGAGAATAAATGGTAGATCAGGGGGAAGTGGCTTCCTCCTGTTTGGCAAGTGTGTCCTCACAAATGGCCATGTAATTAAGGGCATTTATAATGAGAGTGAAAATCAGCTGACTGAGAAAGTCACTGTCCACTTCTCTTATGAAAGTCTTGGCCAGGTGGATCCAGGAGCAACAGTGGAGGAGGTTGTTGGCTTTGAGGTCGGTTGTGATGTTTCAGGGCATACGTATGACTGGGCTTTGTTGAGGCTCTGTGCTGACCAGGAGTTGCCTGATGTTCTGTTAAAACACTTCAGGTTCCTTCCACAAAGGGGTGGAATCTGCATCATCGGGCATCCTATGGGTGCAGTGAAAAAGATAGATCCATGCTTGATTGTTCCAAGAGAAGGCCTAAATCAGGTTGTGGAGAGGCATCAGGCAGAATACAGTCAAGGGCCCATTCAGTTTGTTACTCACCAGTTCTTTGATGGTGTGAAAGAAAATATCAGACAACAGCCAAAGACTCTACTATACGAGTCTTGTTTTTATCATGGTTCATCTGGCTCTCCTGTCTTTGACGAACACTGCAATGTTGTTGCAATGCATTCAGgcgggtatgaatacactaatGGAAAGGATGAAATCCAGAGTGTCATAGAGTTTGGCTATCCTTTGTCCGATATTACAGAACTCATTGTTATCCAAATGGTGCAAAGAGGCAGGTTCGATGTTTTGAAGGAATACCTGGATTGTGATCATGCTCATCAGCAAAGGGTGATGAGAAATTTGAAGAACCTGGTTGAGGGCAGAAATATCATCGCATTTAAAAACGGAGTCAATGACTCACTGCTCTGTAATGACGAGGGTTTGAAGAAGTTCTTTGAGTTCTTCTCTCAGGTGGATGAACCTGTCCCAATGGACATTTGTAATTGA
- the LOC117458957 gene encoding serine protease FAM111A-like isoform X2 gives MTYVGNNQFQRCRKGKEQRRRGRHNTISPENIDRCLLSGRLFDFLPREELPSSSRNTSPLAQSRQGSSPTSSNPLDRQGEEPHGTHNFEWSLSGDNKATTVSCNKAGTVEDVLKRSSQFRDISEKNLNKELVIMKDGKAISSHFPCCLIKNNERLTVKYVKAVQNANPVNSSVQRKRKQRSGELVMFNLLTKGGKDVVNIMTNSTLTKIPEMTVYAYKDENVKQALRRDGRLLDIVFTKNCVLSHTSSEVITEMSSLVDDLDGKSFKIILLNRKNPPESLPESLELDDMQNESQIIDPSGDQAPPKQSTTNGSLNENTKPETNPKCNMAPGSMLREIPNSKEMKGRLLAQFQHLVKAKKTQKQTPLSRIQRPFRVDYGKNVQTCNEVKTMKKLMDLSNSVCHVRINGRSGGSGFLLFGKCVLTNGHVIKGIYNESENQLTEKVTVHFSYESLGQVDPGATVEEVVGFEVGCDVSGHTYDWALLRLCADQELPDVLLKHFRFLPQRGGICIIGHPMGAVKKIDPCLIVPREGLNQVVERHQAEYSQGPIQFVTHQFFDGVKENIRQQPKTLLYESCFYHGSSGSPVFDEHCNVVAMHSGGYEYTNGKDEIQSVIEFGYPLSDITELIVIQMVQRGRFDVLKEYLDCDHAHQQRVMRNLKNLVEGRNIIAFKNGVNDSLLCNDEGLKKFFEFFSQVDEPVPMDICN, from the exons CCCCGTGAGGAACTGCCATCGTCTAGTCGGAATACGTCACCTCTCGCCCAAAGTCGGCAGGGATCGTCTCCAACCTCAAGCAACCCATTGGATAGACAG GGAGAAGAGCCACATGGAACCCATAATTTCGAGTGGAGCTTGAGTGGTGACAACAAAGCAACAACGGTCTCCTGCAATAAAGCGGGTACTGTTGAGGACGTGCTCAAAAGAAGTTCACAATTTAGAGACATCTCAGAAAAGAACCTAAACAAAGAGCTGGTTATTATGAAAGATGGAAAAGCCATCAGTTCCCACTTCCCATGCTGCTTAATTAAGAACAATGAACGACTGACTGTTAAGTATGTTAAAGCTGTTCAAAATGCCAACCCGGTTAATAGCTCTGTTCAACGCAAAAGAAAGCAGCGGTCTGGCGAGCTTGTGATGTTTAATTTACTGACTAAGGGAGGTAAAGATGTGGTTAATATCATGACAAACAGCACACTGACAAAAATTCCGGAAATGACTGTGTATGCGTACAAAGATGAAAATGTGAAGCAAGCTCTGAGAAGAGATGGTCGTTTACTGGATATTGTGTTCACAAAGAACTGTGTGCTCTCTCACACAAGCTCTGAAGTAATCACTGAAATGTCCAGCCTGGTGGACGATCTTGATGGTAAAAGTTTTAAGATCATACTCCTCAATAGGAAGAATCCACCAGAAAGTCTGCCTGAGAGTCTTGAACTTGATGACATGCAAAATGAATCTCAGATCATTGATCCCAGTGGAGACCAAGCTCCTCCAAAGCAGTCTACCACGAATGGCTCCTTGAATGAAAACACCAAACCAGAAACCAACCCTAAATGTAACATGGCACCAGGAAGCATGTTACGTGAAATACCGAATTCAAAGGAGATGAAGGGTCGCCTACTTGCACAGTTCCAACATTTGGTTAAAGCAAAAAAAACTCAGAAGCAAACTCCGCTTTCTCGGATCCAGAGACCCTTCCGTGTAGATTATGGAAAAAACGTGCAGACATGCAACGAAGTGAAAACAATGAAAAAACTGATGGATCTGAGTAATTCGGTTTGCCATGTGAGAATAAATGGTAGATCAGGGGGAAGTGGCTTCCTCCTGTTTGGCAAGTGTGTCCTCACAAATGGCCATGTAATTAAGGGCATTTATAATGAGAGTGAAAATCAGCTGACTGAGAAAGTCACTGTCCACTTCTCTTATGAAAGTCTTGGCCAGGTGGATCCAGGAGCAACAGTGGAGGAGGTTGTTGGCTTTGAGGTCGGTTGTGATGTTTCAGGGCATACGTATGACTGGGCTTTGTTGAGGCTCTGTGCTGACCAGGAGTTGCCTGATGTTCTGTTAAAACACTTCAGGTTCCTTCCACAAAGGGGTGGAATCTGCATCATCGGGCATCCTATGGGTGCAGTGAAAAAGATAGATCCATGCTTGATTGTTCCAAGAGAAGGCCTAAATCAGGTTGTGGAGAGGCATCAGGCAGAATACAGTCAAGGGCCCATTCAGTTTGTTACTCACCAGTTCTTTGATGGTGTGAAAGAAAATATCAGACAACAGCCAAAGACTCTACTATACGAGTCTTGTTTTTATCATGGTTCATCTGGCTCTCCTGTCTTTGACGAACACTGCAATGTTGTTGCAATGCATTCAGgcgggtatgaatacactaatGGAAAGGATGAAATCCAGAGTGTCATAGAGTTTGGCTATCCTTTGTCCGATATTACAGAACTCATTGTTATCCAAATGGTGCAAAGAGGCAGGTTCGATGTTTTGAAGGAATACCTGGATTGTGATCATGCTCATCAGCAAAGGGTGATGAGAAATTTGAAGAACCTGGTTGAGGGCAGAAATATCATCGCATTTAAAAACGGAGTCAATGACTCACTGCTCTGTAATGACGAGGGTTTGAAGAAGTTCTTTGAGTTCTTCTCTCAGGTGGATGAACCTGTCCCAATGGACATTTGTAATTGA